TGCGCTGAGGCGGTGACGGCGCTCAGACGCGGCGGCGCTTCGGTGGGCGGCAGCCGTTGTGCGGGATCGGGGTGACGTCCTTGATGGCCGCGACCTCGAGTCCGTTGGCCTGCAGGGAGCGGATCGCGGTCTCGCGCCCGGAGCCGGGCCCCTTCACGTAGACGTCCACCTTGCGGACCCCGTACTCGGCCGCCCGCTTGGCGGCCTGCTCGGCGGCGAGCTGGGCGGCGAAAGGCGTCGACTTGCGGCTGCCCTTGAAGCCGACGTTGCCCGACGACGCCCACGACAGGACGTTGCCCTGCTGATCGGCGATCGTGATGATCGTGTTGTTGAACGAGCTCTTGATGTGCGCGACGCCGTGCGCGACCTGCCGCCGTTCCTTCTTGCGGGTGCGGCTCCGGTTCTTCGCCCCCGCCTGCTTCTTCTGCTGCGCCATGTCGTCGTGACCCCTACTTCTTGAGCTTCTTCTTCAAGCCACCGACGGTGCGCTTGGGACCCTTGCGCGTGCGGGCGTTCGTGTGCGTTCGCTGACCTCGCACCGGCAGGCCGCGGCGGTGACGGATGCCCTGGTACGAGCCGATCTCCACCTTGCGCTTGATGTTCTGGGCGATCTCGCGGCGCAGATCGCCCTCGACCTTGAAGCTCGCGTCGATGTAGTCGCGCAGCTTGCGGACGTCGTCCTCGGCCAGGTCGCGGACCCGCACCGACGGGTCGACGCCGGCGGCGACGACGGCCTCACGGGCGCGTGTCCGCCCGACGCCGAAGATGTAGGTCAAGCCGATCTCCACGCGCTTCTCACGGGGCAGGTCGACCCCGGCGATACGTGCCATGTCCCGTTCCTCTCCCTACCCCTGCCGCTGCTTGTGCCGCGGGTTGCTGCAGATCACCATCACCCGACCGTGCCGGCGGATGATGCGGCACTTCTCGCAGATCCTCTTCACCGAAGGCTTGACCTTCAAAGTCATCCTCGCTGTCGTGTGTGGGGACGCCCCGCTCGGCGAGGACCGGTGGCCTGCTCGGGGGGCCTGGACCGCGGTGACCAGCGAGGCAGCACAGAAGGGGCCCCGCTGGCGAAGCCGACCTCCGAGCCTAGCATCGTTCACCGCAGCGCGCACCCTCACGACGCCTGCAGCGCCTTCAGCGCCCGTTCCGTCACCTCGTCCACCGGACCGACCGCGTCGACGTCGCGCAGCAGGCCGCGCAGCCGGTAGAACTCCTCGAGCGGCGCGGTCTGCGTGCGGTGCACGACGAGGCGGTTCGCGACCACCGCCTCGGTGTCGTCCGTGCGGCCCTGGACGGCGGCGCGCTTCGCGAGGCGGACGCAGAGCTCCTCCTCGGGGGCCTCGAAGCGCAGCACCGCGTCGAGCGGCTCGGCGAGCACGGCT
This genomic interval from Egibacteraceae bacterium contains the following:
- the rpsK gene encoding 30S ribosomal protein S11; this translates as MAQQKKQAGAKNRSRTRKKERRQVAHGVAHIKSSFNNTIITIADQQGNVLSWASSGNVGFKGSRKSTPFAAQLAAEQAAKRAAEYGVRKVDVYVKGPGSGRETAIRSLQANGLEVAAIKDVTPIPHNGCRPPKRRRV
- the rpsM gene encoding 30S ribosomal protein S13, giving the protein MARIAGVDLPREKRVEIGLTYIFGVGRTRAREAVVAAGVDPSVRVRDLAEDDVRKLRDYIDASFKVEGDLRREIAQNIKRKVEIGSYQGIRHRRGLPVRGQRTHTNARTRKGPKRTVGGLKKKLKK
- the rpmJ gene encoding 50S ribosomal protein L36, with the protein product MKVKPSVKRICEKCRIIRRHGRVMVICSNPRHKQRQG